A single region of the Ziziphus jujuba cultivar Dongzao chromosome 10, ASM3175591v1 genome encodes:
- the LOC132799606 gene encoding uncharacterized protein LOC132799606, which yields MASGDNRTVPTQISGIQMPPSTSHANKLKKFNGVNFKRWQQKILFYLTILGLAKYLTEDALLSEKESDRETLMAVDAWNNSDHLCRNYVLNGLSDALYRIYCGTKSAKELWEILDRKYNTENATSGKFITGRFLEYMMLAPSWSDFRNYLKHKRKKMDMETLIGKLRIEDDNRKFDKRASKAGLKANVVEHGQSSNNKKKTSKSSKFGPKGGISKKVKFQSRCFNCDKMGHRAKKCRLPKRKRN from the exons atggcaagtggagacaaTAGGACTGTACCTACTCAAATTTCTGGGATTCAGATGCCTCCATCTACTAGTCATGCAAATAAGCTTAAGAAGTTTAACGGAGTAAACTTCAAGAGGTGGCAGCAGAAGATACTATTTTACCTGACCATTTTGGGACTTGCGAAGTACCTGACTGAAGATGCGCTACTCAGTGAGAAAGAGAGTGATAGGGAGACACTCATGGCggtggatgcatggaataattCTGATCACTTATGTCgaaattatgtcctgaatggccttTCTGATGCCCTGTATAGAATATACTGTGGCACGAAGTCAGCTAAGGAGCTATGGGAAATACTGGACCGCAAGTACAATACTGAGAATGCTACGTCCGGAAAATTTATTACAGGCCGATTCTTGGAATACATGATG CTAGCTCCAagttggagtgacttcaggaattatctaAAGCACAAAAGAAAGAAGATGGATATGGAGACTCTTATTGGCAAGCTTCGCATTGAAGATGACAACAGAAAGTTTGATAAGAGAGCTTCAAAGGCTGGattgaaggctaatgttgtaGAGCATGGTCAAAGCTCCAATAACAAGAAGAAAACTAGCAAATCTTCCAAGTTTGGGCCTAAAGGAGGAATCTCAAAGAAAGTCAAGTTTCAAAGCAGGTGCTTTAACTGTGataagatgggtcacagagctaAGAAATGTAGACTgccaaagagaaaaagaaactag